Proteins encoded by one window of Rubinisphaera margarita:
- a CDS encoding twin-arginine translocation signal domain-containing protein codes for MTAPQSSRSASDVSRRQFLKSTAVVAGTLAAGSVVQAAPFFVRTARKSKDGEVIIGSGEHTYRCLHHWGNDALPADHVYGNASHGTAVDSQGLIYITHYGNPGSVFVFEPSGRFVKSLGDIHAGHGHGIDIRKEGNEEFIYLSPSESTLAFAKLTLDGETVWQRGQQELNKDSGVYDKPGTRYRPTNVSFRPDGGYYLGDGYGSNYLFEYDRNDKFVRAIGGSGNQNGQFATPHGQWLDERDGAPKLVVADRANKRLQWFDLSGKHVRTLDGFLFPADIDVRGDLMLVPDLHARITILNADNEPVAQLGDDEAWRTQVLDKNTKMRATPKLWQAGKFVHPHDACFDDAGDIYIAEWVVGGRVTKLEKVS; via the coding sequence ATGACTGCTCCTCAGTCTTCGCGTTCCGCTTCTGATGTCTCCCGCCGTCAGTTTCTCAAATCAACTGCCGTTGTCGCTGGGACGCTCGCAGCAGGTTCCGTCGTCCAGGCCGCTCCCTTCTTCGTTCGTACGGCCAGGAAATCGAAGGATGGAGAAGTCATCATCGGCTCGGGCGAGCACACATATCGCTGTCTGCATCATTGGGGGAACGACGCCCTTCCGGCCGATCACGTTTACGGCAATGCGTCTCATGGCACCGCGGTCGATTCGCAGGGACTGATCTATATCACCCATTATGGCAATCCGGGATCGGTCTTTGTCTTCGAGCCGAGCGGACGGTTCGTCAAATCACTGGGCGACATTCACGCCGGTCACGGACACGGCATCGATATCCGCAAAGAAGGCAATGAAGAGTTCATTTATCTGTCGCCCAGCGAAAGCACACTCGCCTTCGCTAAGCTGACACTCGATGGTGAAACAGTCTGGCAGCGCGGTCAACAGGAGTTGAACAAAGACAGTGGCGTTTACGACAAGCCGGGTACGCGTTATCGGCCGACGAACGTCAGCTTCCGGCCCGACGGGGGCTATTATCTGGGCGATGGTTACGGCAGCAACTACCTGTTCGAATACGACAGGAACGACAAGTTCGTGCGCGCTATCGGCGGCTCAGGCAACCAGAACGGGCAGTTCGCCACACCCCATGGACAATGGCTCGACGAACGGGACGGGGCTCCGAAGCTGGTTGTCGCCGACCGGGCCAACAAACGTCTGCAGTGGTTCGACCTGTCAGGAAAACACGTTCGCACTCTGGATGGCTTTCTCTTCCCGGCCGATATCGATGTACGTGGCGATCTGATGCTCGTTCCCGATCTGCATGCCCGGATCACAATCCTTAATGCCGACAACGAACCGGTCGCCCAACTTGGTGATGACGAAGCCTGGCGGACCCAGGTGCTCGACAAGAACACGAAGATGCGCGCCACGCCAAAACTGTGGCAGGCCGGCAAGTTCGTTCATCCGCACGACGCGTGCTTTGACGATGCGGGCGATATCTACATCGCGGAATGGGTGGTCGGCGGCCGCGTGACTAAACTGGAAAAGGTCAGCTGA